One Heteronotia binoei isolate CCM8104 ecotype False Entrance Well chromosome 20, APGP_CSIRO_Hbin_v1, whole genome shotgun sequence DNA segment encodes these proteins:
- the VASN gene encoding vasorin — translation MQWPVLCALLLSPVGLFAQGCPANCQCSQPRTVFCISRRSQTVPQGLPPDTAHLYAFENGIRSLSEDSFAGLPALQLLDLSQNQLASLPRHVFQPLSSLSNLDLSSNQLHEVTNESFHGLCWLERLYLHHNQIRRIHPQAFDSLERLLELKLQDNRLQALPPLRLPTLLLLDLSRNPIAALEPGPFHLGKLEALKVAGLRLDHLDEELLRKLHSLHELDVSNNQLSRVPAALKQLRGLTKLSLAGNARIAQLQPEDFQDLPNLQELDISNLNLNHLPQDFFGAFPRLKAVTAAENPFNCICQLSWLVTWLSSSKAALQRSEETRCHFPPKNAGRLLQHLQYADLGCPATTTTTAAWKATSSRLLTPTPSSRHVPPEPSTPSPTPSPDSSTLAPATTPEGHPSPEARLCPPYVCLNGGLCQLDAHQRLECICLVGFSGTYCETKVPVPTVSMVPLAPTQPQPIAVKHVGGTSLKVDLQNYIESKSHLKGIRLTYSNLSGPDKRPVTLNLPATLAEYTVRELRPNSSYHICIGPLGNKAHEEDFCVEAHTLHLTHQQHAPVTQSRHPSLTLVVVPAVLATLLVAVAAAALFYYVWRRRRQGKARPSLDTSSGPLELEGTKACLENGGLVGHRVKLPGKAGTPPSALDYEVPLMEPQRTSASTPRALRPSYF, via the coding sequence ATGCAGTGGCCTGTGCTCTGTGCTCTGCTGCTCTCCCCGGTGGGACTCTTCGCCCAGGGCTGCCCGGCCAACTGCCAGTGCAGCCAGCCCCGCACCGTTTTCTGCATCTCCCGGAGGAGCCAGACGGTCCCGCAGGGGCTGCCCCCGGACACGGCCCACCTGTACGCCTTCGAGAACGGCATCCGCTCCCTGAGCGAAGACAGCTTTGCCGGCCTGCCGGCCCTGCAGCTGCTGGACCTCTCCCAGAACCAGCTCGCCAGCCTGCCCCGGCACGTCTTCCAGCCACTAAGCAGCCTCTCCAACCTCGACCTCTCTTCCAACCAGCTCCACGAGGTCACCAACGAGAGCTTCCACGGGCTGTGCTGGCTGGAGCGCCTCTACCTGCACCACAACCAGATCCGGCGGATCCACCCGCAGGCCTTCGACTCCCTGGAGCGCCTGCTGGAGCTGAAGCTGCAGGACAACCGGCTGCAGGCCCTGCCGCCTCTCCGCCTGCCCACCCTCCTCCTGCTGGACCTCAGCCGCAACCCCATCGCTGCCCTCGAGCCGGGCCCCTTCCACCTCGGCAAGCTCGAGGCCCTCAAGGTCGCCGGCCTGCGCCTGGACCACCTCGACGAGGAGCTGCTGCGGAAGCTCCACAGCCTGCACGAGCTGGATGTGTCCAACAACCAGCTGAGCCGCGTGCCGGCAGCCCTGAAGCAGCTGCGGGGTCTGACGAAGCTCAGCCTGGCTGGCAACGCCCGCATCGCCCAGCTGCAGCCGGAGGACTTCCAGGACCTGCCCAACCTGCAGGAGCTGGACATCAGCAACCTCAACCTCAACCACCTCCCCCAGGACTTCTTCGGGGCCTTCCCCCGCCTCAAGGCCGTGACGGCCGCCGAGAACCCTTTCAACTGCATCTGCCAGTTGAGCTGGCTGGTCACCTGGCTCAGCAGCAGCAAAGCTGCGCTCCAAAGATCGGAGGAGACGCGCTGCCACTTCCCTCCCAAGAACGCTGGCCGGCTGCTCCAGCATCTGCAGTATGCGGACTTGGGGTGCCcggctaccaccaccaccactgccgcCTGGAAAGCCACCAGCTCCCGGCTCCTCACCCCTACTCCCAGCAGCCGCCACGTCCCACCGGAGCCCAGCACGCCCAGCCCCACGCCCAGCCCGGACAGCTCCACTCTGGCACCGGCCACCACTCCGGAGGGCCACCCCAGTCCCGAGGCACGCCTCTGCCCACCCTACGTCTGCCTCAACGGGGGCCTGTGCCAGCTGGATGCTCACCAGCGCCTGGAGTGCATCTGCCTCGTGGGCTTCTCGGGCACGTACTGTGAGACCAAAGTCCCGGTGCCAACAGTGTCAATGGTCCCCCTGGCACCAACACAGCCCCAGCCGATTGCCGTCAAGCACGTCGGAGGCACCTCCTTGAAAGTGGACCTGCAGAACTACATAGAGTCCAAGAGCCATCTGAAAGGGATCCGGCTCACTTACAGCAACCTCTCCGGTCCCGACAAGCGGCCGGTCACCCTCAACCTGCCCGCCACGCTGGCCGAATACACCGTGCGGGAGCTGCGGCCCAACTCCTCCTACCACATCTGCATCGGGCCACTGGGGAACAAAGCCCACGAAGAGGACTTCTGTGTGGAGGCCCACACCCTGCATCTCACCCACCAGCAACATGCCCCCGTCACCCAGAGCAGGCACCCCAGTCTGACACTCGTGGTGGTGCCCGCCGTCCTGGCCACGCTGCTCgtggctgtggctgcagctgcccTCTTCTACTACGTCTGGAGGCGGAGGCGGCAGGGGAAAGCCCGGCCCTCCCTTGACACCAGCTCTGGCCCGCTGGAGCTCGAGGGGACAAAGGCCTGCCTCGAGAACGGAGGCCTGGTCGGACACAGGGTGAAGTTGCCAGGGAAAGCAGGGACACCCCCCAGCGCCCTGGACTACGAAGTGCCCCTCATGGAGCCGCAACGCACAAGCGCCTCCACCCCCCGGGCGCTGAGGCCTTCCTACTTCTAG